The following are encoded in a window of Thermodesulfobacteriota bacterium genomic DNA:
- a CDS encoding TolC family protein, with translation MKRLKVMFIFSLFFSLTALAEQDIELLSLDEAIRIALENNPNIMASDASVDIMRARLQDSKSILYPQVEFRFIIPFIERESGIFADQLIWDFWRTPNIIKSSKAQVESSIFDKEATEEDVILDTKVSYYMVLAHRHILQAAEKTLQEQEKRLEQTEGFFKAGRASRLEVTKARVNLGNAKLDLITAKNNLENAQMRLINAMGIDESGFNYQLVDMLEYKLVDLNLDDAINKALDRRPELKGLRAKEAGMKASLSASKQSLYFPEILGRVAYRFDGEGATGPDFIAGVGLRFPVFEGFADLSRVNEDRAKLKQARANIESLKNQITSEVKQLYLNLKTAEEALEVTKISETSAQENLELTEEEYRLGKSSAVDLAEAEALLASTNADHIEAIYNYKIAIAQLERATGEKIAEE, from the coding sequence ATGAAAAGATTGAAGGTTATGTTCATATTTTCGCTTTTTTTTAGCCTCACTGCCCTTGCCGAGCAAGATATCGAACTTCTATCCCTGGACGAAGCCATCAGAATCGCGCTCGAAAATAACCCCAACATCATGGCCTCAGACGCATCGGTCGACATCATGAGAGCCCGTTTGCAGGATTCAAAATCGATTCTTTATCCTCAGGTCGAATTTAGGTTTATCATACCTTTCATCGAGCGTGAGTCGGGCATATTTGCAGACCAGCTTATCTGGGACTTCTGGCGCACCCCGAACATAATCAAGTCCAGCAAAGCGCAGGTGGAGTCCTCGATCTTCGATAAGGAGGCAACGGAGGAGGACGTAATCCTGGATACCAAGGTTTCCTATTATATGGTGCTTGCCCATAGGCATATCCTGCAGGCGGCGGAGAAGACGCTCCAAGAACAGGAAAAGCGCCTGGAGCAGACGGAGGGTTTTTTTAAAGCCGGGAGGGCCTCCAGGCTGGAAGTTACCAAAGCAAGGGTAAACCTGGGTAACGCCAAGCTCGACCTAATCACCGCAAAAAATAACCTGGAGAATGCCCAGATGAGGTTGATAAACGCCATGGGCATAGACGAATCCGGCTTTAACTACCAGCTCGTGGATATGTTAGAATATAAACTGGTGGATTTGAACCTGGATGACGCCATAAACAAGGCCTTGGATAGACGTCCCGAATTAAAGGGTTTGAGAGCAAAGGAAGCAGGAATGAAGGCGAGTTTATCTGCTTCTAAGCAGTCCCTTTATTTCCCGGAGATCCTGGGAAGGGTGGCATACCGGTTTGATGGCGAGGGGGCAACCGGCCCGGATTTTATAGCCGGTGTCGGGCTCAGGTTCCCGGTGTTCGAGGGATTTGCAGACCTGTCCCGGGTGAATGAGGACAGGGCAAAACTAAAGCAGGCTCGAGCAAACATAGAATCCCTGAAGAATCAAATAACATCAGAAGTAAAGCAGCTATATCTTAACCTGAAGACGGCGGAAGAAGCCCTCGAGGTAACCAAGATATCGGAGACATCCGCACAAGAAAATCTCGAACTGACCGAGGAGGAGTATCGCTTGGGGAAAAGCTCAGCGGTCGACCTGGCAGAAGCGGAAGCACTTTTGGCCTCCACAAACGCAGACCACATCGAGGCCATCTACAACTATAAAATCGCCATCGCCCAACTGGAGAGAGCCACCGGGGAGAAGATAGCCGAAGAATGA
- the hemW gene encoding radical SAM family heme chaperone HemW, protein MAFGIYVHIPYCVKKCPYCDFNSYGVGKLIPEEEYTEALLKEVDFYEEWIGELPISSVFFGGGTPSLFSSQSVERIIDQIVNIAPSSDRVEVSLEVNPKTADLGKLRGFREVGVNRISVGVQSFSERKLKVLGRINSPEDSRKILEDVVKAGFHNFNLDLMYGVSDETLEEWKLDLLKALEFNTTHISAYNLTIEDDTEFAALNAAGRLTLPDEDTLADMIVFTSEFLEEAGYGQYEISNYAKPGFECRHNLLYWRGESYLGLGAGAHSHLAQDERTPWGTRWANLKDPVAYINTLKDGKRPLAFTEWLSRDEAMEDRVLMGLRLKEGISLINLEQKFGVGLSSDKLDYLMDKNFIQMSDNRLRLTGKGFLLSNEIILKVLDSLIS, encoded by the coding sequence ATGGCTTTCGGAATCTATGTTCATATCCCCTACTGCGTCAAAAAGTGTCCCTATTGCGATTTTAATTCCTACGGCGTGGGGAAGCTGATACCGGAGGAGGAATATACAGAGGCGTTATTAAAAGAGGTCGATTTCTACGAGGAGTGGATAGGGGAGTTGCCCATCTCCTCGGTCTTTTTTGGCGGCGGCACCCCGTCGTTATTTTCTTCACAAAGCGTCGAGAGGATAATCGATCAGATTGTGAATATTGCTCCTTCATCGGACCGCGTCGAGGTCTCCTTAGAGGTAAACCCGAAAACGGCTGATTTAGGGAAGCTCAGGGGCTTTCGAGAGGTAGGAGTGAATAGGATAAGCGTTGGAGTTCAATCCTTCTCCGAGAGAAAACTCAAGGTCCTGGGCCGGATCAATTCGCCCGAGGACAGCCGAAAGATACTGGAGGATGTGGTTAAGGCCGGGTTTCATAATTTTAACCTAGACCTCATGTACGGGGTTTCTGACGAAACGCTCGAGGAATGGAAGCTAGATTTACTTAAGGCGCTAGAGTTTAACACGACCCATATATCGGCGTATAACCTGACCATCGAGGATGATACCGAATTTGCCGCGCTAAATGCGGCGGGGAGGTTAACGCTTCCAGACGAGGATACGCTGGCGGATATGATCGTGTTTACCAGTGAGTTTCTTGAGGAGGCCGGCTACGGACAATACGAGATATCGAATTATGCCAAACCCGGGTTTGAGTGTAGACATAACCTCCTTTACTGGAGGGGGGAGAGTTACTTAGGTCTTGGGGCAGGGGCGCATTCGCATCTAGCTCAAGATGAGAGAACCCCCTGGGGCACTAGGTGGGCTAATCTCAAGGACCCGGTTGCTTACATCAATACTCTCAAGGACGGTAAGAGACCGCTAGCGTTTACCGAGTGGCTAAGTAGAGACGAGGCCATGGAAGATAGGGTTCTGATGGGTCTTCGGCTAAAAGAGGGGATAAGCCTGATTAACCTCGAACAAAAATTCGGTGTAGGATTGTCTTCGGATAAATTGGATTACCTTATGGATAAAAACTTTATACAAATGTCCGATAACCGTCTCCGGCTTACCGGTAAAGGATTCCTCCTATCTAATGAAATTATCTTGAAGGTTCTGGATTCTTTGATATCTTAG
- a CDS encoding DUF2946 family protein — protein sequence MEEQKTDKFKPRFFIDKEGNWFQDGIPVLHRWTYLHNNRLLSRDEEGRYYVDEGSGRLYVKVEDTPFVVKMVDMREDGFYAILNDETEEKLDLGKLWMNEENVAYTKVKNDRYEARLLRPAYYELTKHLIEEGDNFYIVAKGIKHRVKRKR from the coding sequence ATGGAAGAGCAGAAAACAGACAAATTTAAGCCTAGGTTCTTCATCGATAAAGAGGGCAATTGGTTTCAGGACGGTATCCCGGTCCTGCATAGATGGACTTATCTTCACAATAACAGGCTACTCAGCCGAGACGAAGAAGGAAGATACTACGTAGATGAGGGCAGCGGCAGGCTTTATGTGAAGGTTGAAGACACGCCTTTTGTAGTAAAAATGGTCGATATGCGTGAAGATGGATTCTACGCAATCCTGAACGATGAAACCGAGGAAAAACTGGACCTAGGCAAACTATGGATGAACGAAGAAAACGTAGCCTATACCAAGGTAAAAAACGACCGATACGAGGCCAGGCTGCTAAGACCCGCTTATTACGAGCTAACCAAGCATCTAATCGAGGAAGGAGATAACTTTTATATCGTGGCCAAAGGAATAAAGCATCGGGTAAAACGCAAAAGATAA
- a CDS encoding secondary thiamine-phosphate synthase enzyme YjbQ produces MKSHTEYLWFNTKKRREIIHITDTVREIVKKSSVQEGLVLVSAMHITAAVYVNDLEEGLFEDIWEWLEKLAPYRKDYKHHQTGEDNGDAHLKNLIMHHQVIVPITNGDLDLGPWQRVFYAEFDGQRKKRVVVKVMGE; encoded by the coding sequence ATGAAAAGCCACACCGAGTATCTATGGTTTAACACCAAAAAAAGGAGAGAAATCATACACATCACCGATACAGTCAGGGAAATCGTGAAAAAAAGCTCGGTGCAGGAGGGTCTTGTGTTGGTTTCGGCCATGCACATAACCGCAGCCGTTTACGTCAACGACCTGGAAGAGGGATTATTTGAGGACATATGGGAGTGGCTCGAAAAATTGGCACCATATCGAAAAGACTATAAACACCATCAAACCGGGGAAGACAACGGCGATGCTCATCTCAAGAACCTGATAATGCACCATCAGGTAATCGTCCCCATAACCAATGGCGATTTAGACCTGGGCCCCTGGCAGAGGGTCTTCTACGCCGAGTTCGACGGGCAGAGGAAGAAGAGGGTAGTTGTGAAGGTAATGGGTGAGTAA
- the cobA gene encoding uroporphyrinogen-III C-methyltransferase has product MNRKGKVYLIGAGPGDPGLLTIKGKDCLTKADVVIYDYLVNPKLLRHAKPEAERIYVGKKRGHKELPQEEINRLLVDKAGEGNIVARLKGGDPFIFGRGGEEAEELARRGIPFEIVPGVTSVSAVPAYAGIPITHRDFTSSFVVATGHEDPKKEKSRLSWENLAKAETVVFLMGMKNIEENMRKLVEFGKPPETPVAIISWGTHPAQRTVTGTIGDVGELVKPNRVKAPAVIVVGEVVRLRDVINWFETKPLFGKKVLVTRARKQSGPLVELLEAEGAEVIEFPTIEVFPPDNWDELDRAIGNLNNYHWVIFTSVNGVHFFFERFRSLKKDIRELKGIKFAAIGEQTAKEIAGLGLATDMIPGDFRAEGLVEKFSKSDIRGKKILIPRAKEAREILPEELRRMGADVSVITAYQTKKPPIDNVLEVKQMLKRGRIDVVTFTSSSTAKNFLSLLGRDEKVLSNLIAACIGPITADTVRIFGKEPEIICSKYTVEELVKEVVRYFQNIK; this is encoded by the coding sequence ATGAATAGAAAAGGAAAAGTTTATCTGATCGGCGCCGGCCCCGGCGACCCCGGGCTTCTTACCATCAAGGGAAAAGATTGCCTGACTAAAGCCGACGTCGTAATTTATGACTATTTGGTAAACCCGAAGCTGTTACGACACGCCAAACCGGAAGCGGAAAGGATTTATGTAGGGAAAAAGAGAGGACATAAGGAATTACCCCAGGAGGAGATAAATCGGCTCTTAGTGGATAAGGCCGGGGAAGGCAATATCGTCGCCCGATTAAAAGGGGGTGACCCGTTTATTTTCGGAAGGGGCGGAGAGGAAGCGGAGGAGCTAGCCAGACGCGGCATTCCTTTTGAAATCGTCCCGGGGGTAACCTCCGTCTCTGCCGTGCCTGCCTACGCCGGAATCCCTATTACCCACCGGGATTTTACCTCTTCATTCGTAGTAGCCACCGGACACGAAGACCCGAAGAAAGAGAAATCAAGACTATCATGGGAGAATCTAGCCAAGGCCGAAACAGTAGTATTTCTCATGGGCATGAAAAACATCGAAGAGAATATGAGGAAGCTCGTCGAATTTGGAAAACCCCCGGAGACGCCTGTTGCTATAATCTCCTGGGGAACCCACCCGGCTCAAAGAACGGTGACCGGGACCATCGGAGATGTAGGGGAATTAGTAAAACCAAACCGAGTGAAAGCCCCCGCAGTTATAGTCGTCGGCGAGGTGGTAAGACTGAGGGATGTAATCAACTGGTTTGAGACCAAACCGCTTTTTGGAAAAAAGGTACTGGTGACCAGGGCCAGAAAACAGTCCGGCCCATTGGTAGAACTTCTCGAAGCGGAGGGAGCAGAGGTCATAGAATTCCCCACGATCGAAGTCTTCCCTCCCGATAACTGGGACGAACTGGATCGAGCAATAGGAAATTTGAACAACTACCACTGGGTCATCTTTACCAGCGTGAACGGGGTTCATTTTTTCTTTGAAAGATTTCGAAGCCTGAAAAAGGATATAAGGGAGCTAAAGGGAATAAAATTCGCCGCTATAGGAGAACAGACGGCGAAAGAAATAGCCGGCCTGGGACTAGCCACGGATATGATTCCGGGAGACTTCAGGGCAGAAGGCCTTGTGGAGAAATTTAGCAAAAGTGACATAAGAGGAAAAAAAATCCTCATCCCCCGAGCAAAAGAGGCAAGGGAAATCCTCCCGGAAGAGCTTAGGAGAATGGGAGCAGATGTCAGCGTCATAACCGCCTATCAAACTAAAAAGCCTCCCATCGATAACGTTTTAGAGGTCAAACAGATGCTAAAGAGGGGCAGGATAGATGTGGTCACGTTTACTAGCTCCTCCACGGCTAAAAACTTCCTCTCGCTTCTGGGCCGTGATGAAAAAGTTCTTTCAAACCTAATCGCAGCCTGTATCGGTCCCATCACCGCCGATACGGTTAGGATATTTGGCAAAGAACCGGAAATAATCTGCAGTAAATACACGGTGGAGGAGCTGGTCAAAGAAGTTGTACGCTATTTCCAGAATATCAAATAA